The Microbacterium horticulturae genome has a window encoding:
- a CDS encoding trimeric intracellular cation channel family protein: MTWALALDLLGTFFFAISGSLLAAQRGFDIVASLLLGSLTGLGGGVIRDVIIGAPPAAFAEPIHFVAPALAAVLVFFLSGLVQRFSRTLLVFDAGGLAVFCTTGTVTALSAGMNPVAAILLGVTTGVGGGLLRDVVANRDPQLFNPRDLYAVPAFLGAVLIAGLWYLGWYGPVALYAVAVVVFVFRVLSLKFGWRIPHAHGSWPRHPDPA, from the coding sequence ATGACATGGGCCTTGGCGCTCGACCTGCTGGGCACATTCTTCTTCGCGATCTCGGGCAGCCTGCTCGCGGCGCAGCGCGGCTTCGACATCGTCGCGTCACTGCTGCTCGGCTCGCTCACGGGTCTGGGCGGCGGGGTCATCCGCGATGTCATCATCGGGGCGCCACCGGCGGCGTTCGCCGAGCCGATCCACTTCGTCGCGCCGGCCCTGGCTGCGGTGCTCGTGTTCTTCCTGAGCGGACTCGTGCAGAGGTTCTCGCGCACGCTGCTCGTCTTCGACGCGGGCGGGCTCGCCGTGTTCTGCACGACCGGCACGGTCACGGCGCTGTCGGCCGGGATGAATCCGGTGGCCGCGATTCTGCTCGGCGTGACGACCGGCGTCGGCGGCGGGCTGCTGCGCGACGTGGTGGCCAACCGCGACCCGCAGCTGTTCAACCCGCGTGACCTGTACGCGGTGCCCGCGTTTCTCGGCGCCGTGCTGATCGCGGGGCTCTGGTATCTGGGTTGGTACGGACCGGTCGCGCTGTACGCGGTGGCCGTCGTCGTGTTCGTCTTCCGCGTGCTGTCGCTGAAGTTCGGCTGGCGCATCCCGCACGCGCACGGCTCGTGGCCACGGCATCCCGATCCGGCATGA
- a CDS encoding DUF1700 domain-containing protein, protein MITQDDYLDAVRRELRDLDARHREAVLADLREHFADATEQGRSPEEISRALGTPREISERAYEEFGRSGSTAERLRTVLTVAAIVVAVVTAVFVAFLLPSYTVADGTGDETAETLAAYAGFAAALVTLVPALVVTVPLVVPRRARGGTSLAVAIVLTLMAVVGGFTIGGFAVPIAMLAWAAVVVPRGARRGGFGVVSHIVGAMLVVSPFAVLTRGILTGTVGLSAWGIVVVVVITAVAVLIGFGVRAAGWLLLVIGAAVMIATLVFPSMLAVALWAMGGLYVTIGLSHAVAPVRARISPR, encoded by the coding sequence ATGATCACCCAGGACGACTACCTCGACGCGGTCCGACGCGAGCTGCGCGACCTCGATGCCCGCCATCGTGAGGCCGTGCTGGCAGATCTGCGCGAGCACTTCGCCGATGCGACGGAGCAGGGCCGCAGCCCCGAGGAGATCTCTCGCGCACTCGGCACACCGCGTGAGATCAGCGAGCGCGCGTACGAGGAGTTCGGACGCTCGGGCTCGACGGCCGAGCGTCTGCGCACGGTCCTGACGGTCGCCGCGATCGTCGTCGCCGTCGTGACGGCCGTGTTCGTCGCGTTCCTACTCCCGAGCTACACCGTGGCCGACGGCACCGGTGACGAGACGGCCGAGACGCTCGCGGCGTACGCAGGCTTCGCGGCAGCCCTCGTGACTCTCGTGCCTGCCCTCGTCGTCACCGTGCCGCTCGTGGTGCCCCGCCGCGCACGCGGCGGAACGAGCCTCGCCGTCGCGATCGTGCTCACGCTCATGGCCGTCGTCGGCGGATTCACGATCGGCGGCTTCGCCGTGCCCATCGCGATGCTGGCGTGGGCAGCGGTCGTCGTGCCGCGGGGCGCCCGTCGCGGCGGGTTCGGGGTCGTCTCCCACATCGTCGGAGCCATGCTCGTCGTCAGCCCGTTCGCAGTCCTGACCCGGGGAATCCTCACCGGCACCGTCGGATTGAGCGCATGGGGGATCGTGGTCGTCGTCGTGATCACCGCTGTGGCCGTGCTCATCGGGTTCGGCGTGCGCGCAGCGGGATGGCTACTGCTGGTCATCGGCGCGGCCGTGATGATCGCAACGCTGGTCTTTCCGTCGATGCTCGCGGTCGCCCTCTGGGCGATGGGCGGCCTCTACGTCACGATCGGACTCAGCCACGCTGTCGCGCCCGTGCGGGCGCGCATCTCGCCCCGATAG
- a CDS encoding PadR family transcriptional regulator — MAASAESIATGIRKGVLEFCVLALLDQRERYGLELATELIDRELIASEGSLYPLLARMRDNDLVTTRSQSAGSGRPRRYYALTNAGREQLAIFADVWNRLGPQVDALVEGTS, encoded by the coding sequence GTGGCAGCGTCGGCCGAGAGCATCGCAACGGGCATCCGTAAGGGCGTCCTGGAGTTCTGCGTGCTCGCGCTGCTCGACCAGCGCGAGCGGTACGGACTGGAGCTTGCGACCGAGCTGATAGATCGCGAGCTGATAGCCAGCGAAGGCAGCCTCTATCCGCTGCTGGCACGCATGCGCGACAACGACCTGGTGACGACGCGCTCGCAGTCGGCCGGAAGCGGCCGCCCCCGCCGGTACTACGCGCTCACGAACGCCGGTCGGGAGCAACTTGCCATCTTCGCCGACGTCTGGAACCGGCTCGGCCCGCAGGTCGACGCTCTCGTGGAGGGGACCTCATGA
- a CDS encoding amidohydrolase, whose product MADFTEVRARYESIRADQEAFYRELHENPELSHQETRTADEVARRLTAWGYDVTTGIGGTGVVGVRANGEGPTVLMRADMDALPVREATGVAYASTVVVTDAAGQSVPVMHACGHDVHVACLLGAARLLAESTGAWRGTVIALFQPAEEAGDGARGMVDDGLRDRIPQPDVALAQHVLAMRAGEVATRSGPVFSAADSIRVRVFGRGGHGSMPQNTVDPVVLASTIVVRLQTVVSREIAPTEPAVLTVGSIHAGSKSNIIPDDAVLEINTRSYSDATRRRLHEAIERVVRAECAASGAPREPAFEVYDSFPSTSNDPDATARVADAFAAWFGDRAGELPLQTASEDFSDIPRAWGVPYAYWGIGGVDAATWDTAVASGTVHADIPGNHSPLFLPVVQPTLQTGTEALLAAAGAWLAPPA is encoded by the coding sequence ATGGCGGACTTCACCGAGGTGCGGGCGCGTTACGAGTCGATCCGTGCGGATCAAGAGGCCTTCTACCGCGAGCTGCATGAGAATCCCGAACTCTCGCACCAGGAGACGCGCACGGCCGACGAGGTCGCACGTCGCCTGACCGCGTGGGGCTACGACGTGACCACCGGCATCGGCGGCACGGGTGTGGTCGGCGTGCGCGCGAACGGCGAGGGCCCGACCGTGCTGATGCGCGCCGACATGGACGCGCTGCCGGTCCGCGAAGCGACGGGCGTCGCGTACGCGAGCACGGTGGTGGTGACGGATGCCGCGGGCCAGTCGGTGCCCGTGATGCACGCGTGCGGGCACGATGTGCATGTCGCCTGCCTGCTCGGCGCGGCGCGGCTGCTGGCCGAGAGTACGGGTGCCTGGCGCGGCACCGTGATCGCGCTATTCCAGCCGGCCGAAGAGGCCGGCGACGGCGCGCGCGGCATGGTCGATGACGGGCTGCGCGACAGGATTCCGCAGCCCGATGTCGCCCTCGCGCAGCACGTGCTGGCGATGCGCGCGGGTGAGGTCGCGACGCGCAGCGGCCCGGTGTTCTCGGCCGCCGACAGCATCCGGGTGCGGGTGTTCGGGCGCGGCGGGCATGGCTCGATGCCGCAGAACACCGTGGATCCGGTGGTGCTGGCATCCACTATCGTCGTGCGTCTGCAGACGGTCGTCTCCCGCGAGATCGCCCCGACCGAGCCCGCCGTTCTCACCGTGGGGTCGATCCACGCCGGGTCGAAGAGCAACATCATTCCGGACGATGCCGTGCTCGAGATCAACACCCGCAGCTACAGTGACGCGACCCGGCGGCGGCTGCACGAGGCCATCGAACGCGTCGTGCGGGCCGAGTGCGCCGCGAGCGGCGCGCCGCGTGAGCCCGCGTTCGAGGTGTACGACAGCTTTCCGTCGACCTCGAACGACCCCGATGCGACCGCACGGGTCGCCGACGCGTTCGCGGCGTGGTTCGGCGACCGGGCGGGAGAGCTGCCGCTCCAGACCGCGAGCGAGGACTTCAGCGACATCCCGCGCGCATGGGGCGTGCCGTACGCCTACTGGGGGATCGGAGGGGTGGATGCCGCCACCTGGGACACCGCGGTCGCCTCGGGCACTGTGCACGCCGACATCCCCGGGAACCACTCGCCGCTGTTCCTGCCGGTCGTGCAGCCGACGCTGCAGACCGGCACCGAGGCGCTGCTGGCTGCCGCGGGGGCCTGGCTCGCGCCGCCGGCGTAG
- a CDS encoding DUF3885 domain-containing protein has product MTGTFAEPERSARAAALTRAWECRWSTGEPVGWMLRQAHPDRWVRFHSLPALTAQATTAAERGEMQRRHLTVLRDLPRDGGLVVIADDFAGEGRPDAGFTDPGWAQRLRPDAWPWRHFAEPGPELLDHWFWSWSCDDVEGLVPLLEVVRDAEVDAIITTSDAAWIYAPYYAGADVILPDAAMRDVLRERHRGWLSPLPSGL; this is encoded by the coding sequence ATGACAGGCACATTCGCAGAACCCGAGCGCAGCGCACGTGCGGCGGCACTCACCCGCGCCTGGGAGTGCCGTTGGTCGACAGGCGAGCCGGTGGGGTGGATGCTGCGCCAGGCGCATCCGGATCGGTGGGTCCGCTTCCACTCGCTGCCGGCGCTCACCGCGCAGGCGACGACCGCTGCTGAGCGCGGCGAGATGCAGCGGCGGCACCTCACCGTTCTTCGCGACCTGCCGCGCGACGGCGGTCTCGTCGTCATCGCCGATGACTTCGCGGGCGAGGGCCGCCCCGACGCCGGCTTCACAGACCCCGGCTGGGCGCAGAGGCTGCGTCCGGACGCCTGGCCGTGGCGGCATTTCGCCGAGCCCGGGCCCGAGCTCCTCGATCACTGGTTCTGGTCGTGGAGCTGCGATGACGTCGAGGGGCTTGTCCCGCTCCTCGAGGTCGTTCGCGACGCCGAGGTGGATGCCATCATCACGACGAGCGATGCCGCGTGGATCTACGCGCCCTATTACGCCGGGGCCGATGTCATCCTGCCCGACGCCGCCATGCGCGACGTGCTGCGCGAACGCCACCGGGGTTGGCTGTCGCCGCTGCCGTCCGGCCTCTGA
- a CDS encoding YeiH family protein gives MFVTPVASLPGRLALRARDVWPGLLVCVGIAVVASLIGHLVPVLGGAVPAIVIGVGIALVRRPGGRLMPGIEYSSKFLLQCAVVLLGAQLSLASIFEVGLESLPVMLSTLAVCLLAAWAIGRALRIEPRLRTLIGVGTGICGASAIAAVSPVITAASAEVAYAVSTIFLFNVLAVLLFPLLGHALHMSPHAFGLLAGTAVNDTSSVVATASVYGAAALSFAVVVKLVRTLMIIPITVTLAAVEARRTASRGMSAAQIGRLVPWFLIGFLVVAIINSLGVITPGVQDGLVQLSVFLIAVALAGIGLSTDVAALRRAGLKPLLLGAILWVLVTATSLLVIWLTGGLG, from the coding sequence ATGTTCGTCACCCCCGTCGCCTCGCTCCCCGGTCGCCTCGCTCTACGCGCACGGGACGTGTGGCCGGGGCTTCTCGTGTGCGTGGGGATCGCGGTCGTGGCATCCCTCATCGGTCATCTCGTTCCGGTGCTCGGCGGCGCGGTGCCGGCGATCGTGATCGGCGTCGGCATCGCGCTCGTGCGACGGCCGGGTGGACGGCTGATGCCCGGCATCGAGTACAGCTCGAAGTTCCTGCTGCAGTGTGCGGTTGTGCTGCTGGGCGCGCAGCTGTCGCTGGCGAGCATCTTCGAGGTGGGCCTGGAGTCACTGCCGGTGATGCTCTCGACGCTCGCGGTGTGTCTGCTCGCGGCGTGGGCGATCGGGCGTGCCCTGCGCATCGAACCGCGGCTGCGCACCCTGATCGGCGTGGGCACCGGCATCTGCGGGGCCTCCGCGATCGCCGCGGTCTCGCCGGTGATCACGGCGGCCAGCGCCGAGGTCGCGTACGCGGTCTCGACGATCTTCTTGTTCAATGTGCTCGCGGTGCTGCTCTTCCCGCTGCTCGGCCATGCGCTGCACATGTCGCCGCACGCGTTCGGGCTGCTGGCGGGCACCGCTGTCAACGACACCAGCTCGGTGGTCGCGACGGCGAGTGTGTACGGCGCGGCCGCGCTCAGTTTCGCCGTGGTCGTCAAGCTCGTGCGCACGCTGATGATCATCCCGATCACGGTGACGCTCGCCGCGGTCGAGGCCCGCCGCACCGCATCACGTGGAATGTCTGCCGCGCAGATCGGCCGGCTCGTGCCGTGGTTCCTCATCGGGTTCCTCGTCGTGGCCATCATCAATTCGCTCGGTGTGATTACGCCGGGCGTACAGGACGGTCTCGTGCAGTTGAGCGTGTTCCTCATCGCCGTGGCCCTCGCCGGCATCGGATTGTCGACGGATGTCGCGGCCCTGCGCCGCGCAGGCCTGAAGCCGCTGCTGCTCGGGGCGATCCTCTGGGTGCTCGTGACGGCGACATCGCTGCTCGTGATCTGGCTCACCGGGGGGTTGGGCTGA
- a CDS encoding LysR family transcriptional regulator — MHRRVPELAGLELVDAVARTGSMSAAGREFLITQQAVSTKIRAIERQLGVELFVRSPQGARLTSDGESVVAWAREVLAAAERMGAAIDLLHAAPERTLAVGGSQTIAARLLPGWMLRLRERQIEAAQHPTAVRLLTGNSTEIARFVREGALDLGFIETPRLPADLASTTVAADRLVAVVPPDHTWGGTIGLAELAATPLVVRESGSGTRSAFELAVVDRLGAEPAEAALELDTTVAVLSAVAGGVAPAVLSELAVADDVKLGRVRRVEIEGSPIVRPLTALWRGGADALHGASRLLVEIAAGGGR, encoded by the coding sequence ATGCATCGACGGGTACCGGAGCTGGCCGGTCTCGAGCTCGTCGACGCCGTCGCACGCACCGGCAGCATGTCGGCGGCCGGCCGCGAGTTCCTCATCACGCAGCAGGCCGTCTCCACGAAGATCCGCGCCATCGAGCGCCAGCTCGGCGTCGAACTGTTCGTGCGCTCACCGCAGGGCGCCCGGCTGACCAGCGACGGCGAGTCGGTCGTCGCGTGGGCGCGCGAGGTGCTGGCCGCGGCCGAGCGCATGGGCGCGGCCATCGACCTGCTGCACGCCGCGCCCGAGCGCACCCTGGCCGTCGGCGGAAGCCAGACGATCGCGGCACGGCTGCTGCCGGGGTGGATGCTGCGGCTGCGCGAACGGCAGATCGAGGCGGCGCAGCATCCCACCGCCGTACGCCTGCTCACCGGCAACAGCACCGAGATCGCACGGTTCGTGCGCGAGGGCGCCCTCGACCTCGGCTTCATCGAGACGCCGCGGCTGCCGGCCGACCTGGCCTCGACCACGGTGGCGGCCGACCGGCTCGTCGCGGTCGTGCCGCCCGATCACACATGGGGCGGCACGATCGGTCTCGCCGAGCTCGCGGCCACGCCGCTCGTCGTGCGCGAGAGCGGCAGCGGCACGCGGTCGGCGTTCGAGCTCGCGGTCGTCGACCGCCTCGGCGCCGAGCCCGCCGAGGCCGCTCTCGAGCTCGACACGACCGTGGCCGTGCTCTCGGCGGTGGCCGGCGGAGTCGCTCCCGCCGTGCTCAGCGAGCTCGCCGTCGCCGACGACGTGAAGCTCGGGCGCGTACGCCGCGTCGAGATCGAAGGCTCGCCGATCGTGCGTCCGCTCACCGCTCTGTGGCGCGGCGGCGCCGACGCCCTGCACGGCGCCTCGCGCCTGCTCGTGGAGATCGCGGCGGGCGGGGGCCGCTGA
- a CDS encoding MgtC/SapB family protein, with the protein MAQAVVDFTGQGWLQVGELLLAFVLSALIGLERQLRRHSAGIRTQAIVGTSAALFVLVSKYGFMDVLGEHVQLDPSRVAAQVVTGIGFLGAGLILTRHGAVRGLTTAASVWETAAIGMAAGAGLWLLALVVTALHFVITFGVQIFGRHLPGNVDRQVQVRVVYVDGRGLLRAVLSTVTGSGWAVQRAEQRDDPAGGTVSVTLELEGSQDPQRVVAALTDIDGVRDVQLYRENELE; encoded by the coding sequence ATGGCGCAGGCCGTGGTCGATTTCACCGGCCAGGGGTGGCTGCAGGTGGGCGAGCTGCTCCTGGCGTTCGTGCTGAGCGCGCTCATCGGGCTCGAGCGGCAGCTACGCCGGCACAGCGCCGGCATCCGGACGCAGGCGATCGTCGGCACCTCGGCGGCCCTGTTCGTGCTGGTGAGCAAGTACGGCTTCATGGACGTGTTGGGCGAGCACGTCCAGCTCGACCCGTCCCGCGTCGCGGCGCAGGTCGTCACCGGCATCGGATTTCTCGGGGCCGGGCTTATCCTGACCCGGCACGGCGCGGTGCGCGGGCTGACCACGGCGGCATCGGTGTGGGAGACCGCAGCGATCGGCATGGCCGCCGGCGCGGGCCTCTGGCTGCTCGCGCTGGTGGTCACGGCGCTGCACTTCGTGATCACGTTCGGTGTGCAGATCTTCGGGCGCCACCTGCCCGGCAACGTCGACCGGCAGGTGCAGGTGCGCGTGGTCTACGTCGACGGGCGCGGGCTGCTGCGCGCGGTGCTGTCGACCGTGACCGGCAGCGGATGGGCCGTCCAGCGCGCCGAGCAGCGCGACGACCCCGCCGGCGGAACGGTGTCGGTCACGCTCGAGCTGGAGGGCAGTCAGGACCCGCAACGCGTCGTCGCGGCGCTCACCGACATCGACGGCGTGCGCGACGTGCAGCTCTACCGCGAGAACGAGCTGGAGTAG
- a CDS encoding NAD(P)-dependent alcohol dehydrogenase: MSIPQTMRAAVLVRPGEIRIQEREVPAPGPDEVLVEVSAVGVCGSDVHFYKEGRLGDWVVDEPLVLGHESGGHIVAVGRDVAPHRIGERVSIEPQHPSPSSAETLRGDYNLDPHMRFYAVPGTDGAFCQYVTIQGHFAHPVPDNVSDGAAALLEPLSVAIAAGRKAELGLGSRVLVTGAGPVGLAVAQVARAAGAVEVLITDISAERRAAALRFGATAALDPAADAAAVATAGVDAFIDASGAGAAVRAGLEALRPAGRAVLVGMGLAELPFPVTHIQNNELVVTGVFRYANTWPTAVAMAATGMVDLDAMITGAFPLAQTAAAMESTTAPGTIKSVVEPQH, encoded by the coding sequence ATGTCCATCCCGCAGACCATGCGTGCCGCCGTCCTCGTGCGCCCCGGTGAAATCCGTATCCAAGAGCGGGAGGTGCCGGCGCCCGGGCCCGATGAGGTGCTCGTCGAGGTCAGCGCCGTGGGCGTCTGCGGCTCCGACGTCCACTTCTACAAGGAGGGGCGCCTGGGCGACTGGGTCGTCGATGAGCCGCTCGTGCTCGGCCACGAGTCCGGCGGCCACATCGTCGCCGTGGGACGTGATGTCGCGCCCCACCGCATCGGCGAACGCGTGTCGATCGAGCCGCAGCATCCCTCCCCGTCGTCGGCTGAGACGCTCCGTGGTGACTACAACCTCGACCCGCACATGCGCTTCTACGCCGTGCCGGGCACCGACGGCGCCTTCTGCCAGTACGTGACCATTCAGGGCCATTTCGCCCACCCCGTGCCCGACAACGTGAGCGACGGCGCCGCCGCGCTGCTCGAACCGCTGTCGGTGGCGATCGCGGCCGGCCGCAAGGCCGAGCTCGGTCTGGGCTCGCGCGTGCTTGTGACCGGCGCCGGTCCGGTCGGCCTCGCCGTCGCACAGGTGGCGCGCGCAGCGGGCGCGGTCGAGGTGCTGATCACCGACATCAGCGCCGAGCGTCGCGCGGCGGCGCTGCGGTTCGGCGCCACCGCCGCGCTCGATCCGGCGGCCGACGCCGCTGCCGTGGCGACTGCCGGAGTCGACGCCTTCATCGACGCCTCCGGTGCCGGCGCGGCGGTACGGGCGGGGCTGGAGGCCCTGCGGCCGGCCGGACGTGCGGTGCTCGTCGGCATGGGGCTGGCCGAGCTGCCGTTCCCGGTGACCCACATCCAGAACAACGAACTCGTGGTCACCGGCGTCTTCCGGTATGCGAACACGTGGCCGACGGCCGTGGCGATGGCGGCGACGGGCATGGTCGACCTCGACGCGATGATCACCGGAGCCTTCCCGCTCGCTCAGACCGCCGCAGCTATGGAGTCGACGACCGCGCCCGGCACGATCAAGAGCGTTGTCGAGCCGCAGCACTGA
- a CDS encoding zinc-dependent alcohol dehydrogenase family protein, with product MRAVVFTAQGELALQERPTPEPGYKEILIETAAVGICGTDTHVFDGEFEGTVFPLVPGHEATGTIVALGEGVNDGVFDFKVGDHVAVNPSTTCGECEFCLNGHQNLCPQWNGLGVVASDGASQQFFTAPSRNVYTLKPDTDLYQAALIEPLACAIRGWDVLPRRLGDHVLVYGSGTMGLLMAQLASRAGASTVSIVDLNEDRLKVAAECGIQNRYTNADQADRDKWDVVIDCTGNIRAIEDALTRVKPAGFFQDFGVAPADRTAQFSPFRVYRDELTIVGTMAVLNSFGRAVELFEAGAINAKAMISHSFTLDDYADALAMFRAGTGRKLQIRPNDSESRVLIA from the coding sequence ATGCGCGCAGTCGTTTTCACCGCCCAGGGAGAACTCGCCCTGCAGGAGCGGCCCACACCCGAACCCGGGTACAAAGAGATCCTCATCGAGACCGCAGCAGTGGGTATCTGCGGTACCGACACGCATGTGTTCGACGGCGAGTTCGAGGGAACAGTGTTCCCCCTCGTCCCCGGACACGAGGCCACCGGCACGATCGTCGCGCTCGGGGAGGGCGTCAACGACGGGGTGTTCGACTTCAAGGTCGGCGACCATGTCGCCGTCAACCCCAGCACGACGTGCGGCGAATGCGAGTTCTGCCTGAACGGGCATCAGAATCTCTGCCCGCAGTGGAACGGTCTGGGGGTGGTCGCCAGCGACGGTGCCTCGCAGCAGTTCTTCACGGCGCCGTCGCGCAACGTGTACACGCTCAAGCCTGACACCGACCTCTACCAGGCGGCGCTCATCGAGCCGCTGGCCTGCGCGATCCGCGGGTGGGACGTGCTGCCGCGTCGCCTGGGCGACCACGTGCTCGTCTATGGCTCGGGCACGATGGGGCTGCTCATGGCACAGCTCGCGTCGCGCGCGGGCGCGTCGACCGTGTCGATCGTCGACCTCAACGAAGACCGGCTGAAGGTCGCCGCCGAGTGCGGCATCCAGAACCGCTACACCAACGCCGATCAGGCCGACCGCGACAAATGGGACGTGGTCATCGACTGCACAGGCAACATCCGCGCCATCGAAGATGCGCTGACACGCGTGAAGCCCGCCGGCTTCTTCCAAGACTTCGGCGTTGCCCCGGCCGACCGCACGGCGCAGTTCTCGCCGTTCCGCGTCTACCGTGACGAGCTCACGATCGTCGGCACCATGGCGGTGCTCAATTCCTTCGGCCGTGCGGTCGAGCTGTTCGAGGCCGGGGCGATCAACGCGAAGGCCATGATCAGCCACTCGTTCACGCTCGACGACTACGCCGACGCACTCGCGATGTTCCGTGCCGGTACCGGGCGCAAGCTGCAGATCCGCCCGAACGACTCCGAGTCCCGGGTACTGATCGCATGA
- a CDS encoding DUF2291 family protein, which produces MSAVTTSVAVKPRGMRPIVKRLIWIGLIVILVVAMALSTRVVSKDSAAAQGTQKFNAAEYGAAQFPKIQSYIADHAVDAATLATAVEKDQSAAAKQYGKSVDGATYIIPVTFTGVVGEVPASGYTPVTVEGLPKDINVGLQLGPAINGTDLRDVTGKVTLNDFENQIEFQNAGAAINDVLKKNLAAMNATELKGKTVSVQGAFTLVNPQQWNVTPSKITVEQ; this is translated from the coding sequence ATGAGTGCCGTCACCACCAGCGTCGCCGTCAAGCCCCGAGGCATGCGGCCGATCGTCAAGCGTCTCATCTGGATCGGTCTGATCGTGATCCTCGTGGTCGCGATGGCGCTGTCGACCAGGGTCGTCTCGAAGGACTCGGCGGCCGCCCAGGGCACGCAGAAGTTCAACGCTGCGGAGTACGGTGCGGCGCAGTTCCCCAAGATCCAGAGCTACATCGCCGATCATGCGGTGGATGCCGCGACACTGGCCACTGCCGTCGAGAAGGACCAGTCGGCCGCAGCGAAGCAATACGGCAAGTCGGTCGACGGAGCGACGTACATCATCCCCGTCACGTTCACCGGCGTCGTCGGCGAGGTTCCGGCATCCGGCTACACGCCGGTGACCGTCGAGGGGCTGCCGAAGGACATCAACGTCGGATTGCAGCTGGGCCCGGCCATCAATGGCACTGACCTGCGCGACGTCACGGGCAAGGTCACGCTCAACGACTTCGAGAATCAGATCGAGTTTCAGAACGCCGGAGCCGCCATCAACGACGTGCTCAAGAAGAACCTCGCGGCCATGAACGCGACCGAGCTCAAGGGAAAGACGGTCTCGGTGCAGGGGGCCTTCACCCTGGTGAACCCGCAGCAGTGGAACGTCACGCCGTCGAAGATCACGGTGGAGCAGTGA